A single window of Nocardioides kongjuensis DNA harbors:
- a CDS encoding M15 family metallopeptidase — MLSRALLAATALLAAGCAASSGDTTPAPAAPTTTATVPATPAPTATPAPTGFTSSSRRLTDAEQAAMRGVTWHPGCPVPLSDLRLVRLAFHDFAGRRRTGRLVVHHDVVADVRRVFARLWDLGFPIRRMRPIEAYGGDDFASIEADNTSAFNCRPKTGSSSIWSHHAYGRAIDLDPLENPYVLHGRTTHDGSVRYLDRSTARPGVVREGDPVVAAFDAIGWHWGGRWHDPVDHQHFSAMPD, encoded by the coding sequence GTGCTGAGCCGCGCACTGCTGGCGGCGACCGCGCTCCTCGCGGCGGGCTGCGCCGCCAGTTCGGGCGACACCACGCCCGCGCCGGCTGCTCCGACCACCACCGCGACCGTACCGGCCACGCCGGCTCCGACCGCGACACCGGCACCGACGGGCTTCACCTCGAGCAGCCGCCGGCTCACCGACGCAGAGCAGGCGGCGATGCGCGGGGTCACCTGGCACCCCGGCTGCCCGGTCCCGCTCAGCGACCTGCGGCTGGTGCGGCTGGCGTTCCACGACTTCGCGGGGCGACGTCGCACCGGGCGGCTCGTGGTGCACCACGACGTCGTCGCCGACGTACGCCGGGTCTTCGCTCGGCTGTGGGACCTCGGGTTCCCGATCCGGCGGATGCGCCCGATCGAGGCGTACGGCGGCGACGACTTCGCCTCGATCGAGGCCGACAACACCTCGGCGTTCAACTGCCGGCCGAAGACCGGGTCGAGCTCTATCTGGTCGCACCACGCCTACGGCCGGGCGATCGACCTGGACCCGCTGGAGAACCCGTACGTGCTGCACGGGCGCACCACCCACGACGGCTCGGTGCGCTACCTGGACCGGAGCACGGCACGTCCCGGTGTGGTTCGCGAGGGCGACCCGGTGGTGGCGGCGTTCGACGCGATCGGCTGGCACTGGGGCGGGCGGTGGCACGACCCGGTCGACCACCAGCACTTCTCGGCGATGCCGGACTAG
- a CDS encoding flotillin family protein, producing MNTAVLVPIAGIVVLLVLLVLLVTSRYKVAGPNQAFIITGRKGKAVINPETGELTTDLSGQKVVLGGGVFVIPFVQKQATMDLSSRRISVQIRGAVSGQGIKLNLDGVAIVKVGGNADQIRLAAQRFLSQQADIEPFTQEVLAGALRSIVGGLTVEQIIRDRAAFAQRVADESEASLTGQGLILDAFQIQDVTDDGTYLADLGRPEAARIQQAAAIAEANARQAAEQAQIAAEQEIAIAQRTLALKQAEIKAETDAASAQAAASGPLAQAERDQAILSEQEKVAVQQAALTERQLETQVRKPADAERYRVEQEAEGRRNAEIAAADARKAATIAAAQAKAEETKLSGEAEKARRAALAEAEAIEGAKRGEAEKARRVAEAEATRAEGEAQAAATLAVGQAEAEAMDKRAEAFAHYNDAAVLQMLIEVLPQIAKEVASPIAAIDQLTVLSTDGAGALPKQVTDNVAQTLQMLKTSTGLDLDALIKKSVTKVAGGTDAVVPGELDATPSA from the coding sequence ATGAACACCGCCGTCCTGGTGCCGATCGCCGGCATCGTCGTCCTGCTGGTCCTCCTGGTGCTGCTGGTCACCAGCCGCTACAAGGTGGCCGGTCCCAACCAGGCCTTCATCATCACCGGCCGCAAGGGCAAGGCGGTGATCAACCCGGAGACCGGTGAGCTGACCACCGACCTGTCCGGCCAGAAGGTCGTGCTCGGCGGCGGCGTCTTCGTGATCCCGTTCGTGCAGAAGCAGGCCACCATGGACCTGTCGAGCCGCCGGATCTCGGTGCAGATCCGCGGTGCCGTCTCCGGCCAGGGCATCAAGCTCAACCTCGACGGCGTCGCGATCGTCAAGGTCGGCGGCAACGCCGACCAGATCCGGCTCGCCGCGCAGCGCTTCCTCTCGCAGCAGGCCGACATCGAGCCGTTCACCCAGGAGGTGCTCGCCGGTGCGCTGCGCTCGATCGTCGGTGGTCTGACCGTCGAGCAGATCATCCGCGACCGGGCGGCGTTCGCCCAGCGTGTCGCCGACGAGTCCGAGGCCTCGCTGACCGGCCAGGGCCTGATCCTCGACGCCTTCCAGATCCAGGACGTCACCGACGACGGCACCTACCTGGCCGACCTCGGTCGGCCCGAGGCCGCCCGGATCCAGCAGGCCGCGGCCATCGCCGAGGCCAACGCCCGCCAGGCCGCCGAGCAGGCGCAGATCGCCGCGGAGCAGGAGATCGCGATCGCCCAGCGCACGCTGGCGCTCAAGCAGGCCGAGATCAAGGCCGAGACGGACGCCGCGTCCGCCCAGGCCGCCGCGTCCGGTCCGCTCGCCCAGGCCGAGCGCGACCAGGCGATCTTGTCCGAGCAGGAGAAGGTCGCCGTGCAGCAGGCGGCGCTGACCGAGCGCCAGCTCGAGACCCAGGTCCGCAAGCCGGCCGACGCCGAGCGGTACCGCGTCGAGCAGGAGGCCGAGGGTCGGCGCAACGCCGAGATCGCGGCGGCCGACGCCCGCAAGGCGGCGACCATCGCGGCCGCCCAGGCCAAGGCCGAGGAGACCAAGCTCAGCGGTGAGGCCGAGAAGGCCCGCCGTGCCGCGCTCGCCGAGGCCGAGGCGATCGAGGGTGCCAAGCGCGGTGAGGCCGAGAAGGCCCGTCGTGTCGCGGAGGCCGAGGCGACCCGGGCCGAGGGTGAGGCGCAGGCCGCCGCGACCCTGGCCGTGGGTCAGGCCGAGGCGGAGGCGATGGACAAGCGCGCCGAGGCGTTCGCGCACTACAACGACGCCGCGGTGCTGCAGATGCTGATCGAGGTGCTCCCGCAGATCGCCAAGGAGGTCGCGTCCCCGATCGCCGCGATCGACCAGCTGACCGTGCTCTCGACCGACGGGGCAGGTGCGCTTCCCAAGCAGGTCACCGACAACGTCGCGCAGACCCTGCAGATGCTCAAGACCTCGACCGGTCTCGACCTCGACGCGCTGATCAAGAAGTCGGTCACCAAGGTCGCCGGCGGGACCGACGCCGTCGTCCCGGGCGAGCTGGACGCGACGCCCTCCGCCTGA
- a CDS encoding cytochrome P450 gives MRSPDLARAVDLPRSFTAWALAHGLQRSLIQRGARKGDLISRMVMDPALRLDPFPAYEELRGRGVISANDLISASVDHAVCNEVLRSDAFGTAGGQGELPKPLQWLHHKVIDPDTLGPVDPPSMLAVDPPLHTRYRKQVARAFTARKVGRMGDRVSDVAGDLLDDLAGVEDFDLVERYASQLPVTVIADLLGVPEHDRGRLLALGNEAAVTLDPGLSWRQFRRAEVALREMHTWFRGHVERLREDPGDDLISQLILLDGPDRLDPVELHQVGLLVLAAGFETTVNLIGNAVAMLDGHPDQLRFLQENPDGWGNAVDEVLRHQSPVQLTLRIALRRTEVAGKVFEPGHGILLYLGGANRDPAVFANPAAFDVTRANADQHLAFSAGVHFCLGASLARLEAAVALRALYERHPDLHVAGRAERRGTRVLRGFERLPVRTTARVPG, from the coding sequence ATGCGGTCGCCTGACCTGGCCCGTGCGGTCGACCTCCCGCGCTCCTTCACCGCGTGGGCGCTGGCCCACGGGCTGCAGCGCTCCCTCATCCAGCGCGGCGCCCGCAAGGGCGACCTGATCAGCCGGATGGTGATGGACCCGGCCCTGCGGCTGGACCCCTTCCCGGCGTACGAGGAGCTCCGCGGCCGTGGCGTGATCAGCGCCAACGACCTGATCTCGGCGAGCGTCGACCACGCGGTGTGCAACGAGGTCCTGCGCAGCGACGCGTTCGGCACCGCGGGCGGCCAGGGCGAGCTGCCCAAGCCGCTGCAGTGGCTGCACCACAAGGTGATCGACCCCGACACCCTCGGCCCGGTCGACCCGCCGTCCATGCTGGCGGTCGACCCGCCGCTGCACACCCGCTACCGCAAGCAGGTCGCCCGTGCCTTCACCGCCCGCAAGGTCGGCCGGATGGGCGACCGGGTGAGCGACGTCGCCGGCGACCTGCTCGACGACCTGGCCGGGGTCGAGGACTTCGACCTCGTCGAGCGCTACGCCTCCCAGCTGCCGGTCACCGTGATCGCCGACCTCCTGGGCGTTCCCGAGCACGACCGCGGCCGCCTCCTCGCGCTCGGCAACGAGGCAGCAGTGACCCTCGACCCCGGCCTGTCCTGGCGCCAGTTCCGCCGCGCAGAGGTGGCGCTGCGCGAGATGCACACGTGGTTCCGCGGCCACGTCGAGCGCCTCCGCGAGGACCCCGGCGACGACCTGATCAGCCAGCTGATCCTGCTCGACGGCCCGGACCGCCTCGACCCGGTCGAGCTGCACCAGGTCGGCCTGCTCGTGCTCGCCGCCGGCTTCGAGACGACCGTCAACCTGATCGGCAACGCGGTGGCCATGCTCGACGGGCACCCCGACCAGCTGCGCTTCCTGCAGGAGAACCCCGACGGCTGGGGCAACGCGGTCGACGAGGTGCTGCGCCACCAGTCGCCGGTCCAGCTGACCCTGCGGATCGCGCTGCGGCGCACCGAGGTGGCCGGCAAGGTCTTCGAGCCGGGTCACGGGATCCTGCTCTACCTCGGCGGCGCCAACCGCGACCCCGCGGTGTTCGCCAACCCCGCCGCCTTCGACGTCACCCGGGCCAACGCCGACCAGCACCTCGCGTTCTCGGCCGGCGTGCACTTCTGCCTCGGCGCCAGCCTGGCCCGGCTGGAGGCCGCGGTCGCCCTGAGGGCGCTGTACGAGCGCCACCCCGACCTGCACGTCGCCGGCCGTGCCGAGCGGCGCGGCACCCGGGTGCTGCGCGGCTTCGAGCGGCTGCCGGTGCGGACCACGGCCCGCGTCCCCGGCTAG
- a CDS encoding response regulator yields the protein MSEAAVKVVLVDDQELVRSGLRRILRRRDGFEIVAECADGGDVPATLSSLGADGVDVLVMDLRMRAVDGITATRAVVAADGPPVLVLTTFDDDEMLSGALRAGAAGFLLKDSSADDLIRAVRTVAEGGSWLDPAVTGRVLDRFRTFAPVPVGRASDGVDPLTARELEVLRAMAVGRSNGEIAAELVISELTVKSHVGRIFTKLGLRDRPAAIVYAYDHGLVSPLRPGSN from the coding sequence GTGAGCGAAGCGGCGGTGAAGGTCGTCCTGGTCGACGACCAGGAGCTGGTGCGCTCCGGCCTGCGCCGGATCCTGCGCCGGCGCGACGGCTTCGAGATCGTCGCCGAGTGCGCCGACGGGGGCGACGTGCCTGCCACCTTGTCGAGCCTCGGCGCGGACGGGGTCGACGTGCTCGTGATGGACCTGCGGATGCGCGCCGTCGACGGGATCACCGCGACCCGCGCGGTGGTCGCGGCCGACGGCCCGCCCGTGCTGGTGCTGACGACCTTCGACGACGACGAGATGCTGTCCGGCGCGCTGCGCGCCGGCGCCGCCGGCTTCCTGCTCAAGGACTCCTCGGCCGACGACCTGATCCGTGCGGTCCGCACGGTCGCCGAGGGCGGCAGCTGGCTGGACCCGGCCGTCACCGGGCGGGTCCTCGACCGGTTCCGGACCTTCGCGCCCGTCCCGGTGGGCCGGGCCTCCGACGGCGTGGACCCGCTGACCGCCCGCGAGCTCGAGGTGCTCCGAGCCATGGCGGTCGGCCGCAGCAACGGCGAGATCGCGGCCGAGCTGGTCATCTCCGAGCTGACGGTGAAGAGCCACGTCGGGCGGATCTTCACCAAGCTCGGCCTGCGGGACCGCCCGGCCGCGATCGTCTACGCCTACGACCACGGCCTGGTCTCACCCCTGCGACCCGGCAGCAACTAG
- a CDS encoding serine/threonine-protein kinase has protein sequence MTGYPREGETFGDYQVDGVLGRGGMGVVYAATHTRIGRRVALKVMAPELAGNDEYRTRFLHETATLVRLDSPHIIQVLDHGEVDGSLFIATQLVTGADLARRLEDGPLPVGTALTLAVQISAGVADAHRAGVLHRDIKPSNVLVTGSADAPFAYLCDFGIARDTEPDQGLTATGAVIGTFPYLAPERFGGAPATRTTDVYALGCLLWTMLTGATPYAGTKFALAREHLEAPVRQLAADAPWVEDLNGVLLQAMAKDPADRFASVDAMRVALDHVLAEVPMQVRRLAVRPAGETVTAPPAPPAGFPTQLPAPTPPLPVRVDTPPPPVPASAPVPAPAPAPARRASLITLAAGVAALLVVGATAAVLRPWASGDEPRADPATTPSSHATTADTGEVGGVSTTRSDPTADEAPAAVDVRVAGTCGDGSCYLQVRTGPSTDDAEARDARGQSQRWRNGSVHQVVCWVHGGTVSSQTLGGSSDRWARTVDDTWVAMLHLSGTTADDPAVPPC, from the coding sequence ATGACGGGCTACCCGCGCGAGGGCGAGACCTTCGGCGACTACCAGGTCGACGGCGTCCTCGGCCGGGGCGGCATGGGCGTCGTGTACGCCGCCACGCACACCCGGATCGGGCGCCGGGTCGCGCTCAAGGTGATGGCTCCCGAGCTGGCCGGCAACGACGAGTACCGCACCCGGTTCCTCCACGAGACCGCCACGCTGGTCCGCCTGGACAGCCCGCACATCATCCAGGTCCTCGACCACGGCGAGGTCGACGGCTCGCTGTTCATCGCGACCCAGCTGGTCACCGGCGCCGACCTCGCCCGCAGGCTCGAGGACGGGCCGCTCCCCGTCGGCACCGCGCTGACGCTCGCCGTGCAGATCTCCGCCGGGGTCGCCGACGCCCACCGCGCGGGCGTCCTGCACCGCGACATCAAGCCCAGCAACGTGCTCGTCACGGGCAGCGCGGACGCGCCGTTCGCCTACCTGTGCGACTTCGGCATCGCCCGCGACACCGAGCCCGACCAGGGCCTGACCGCGACCGGCGCGGTGATCGGCACCTTCCCCTACCTGGCCCCGGAGCGCTTCGGTGGCGCCCCCGCGACCCGGACCACCGACGTCTACGCCCTCGGTTGCCTGCTCTGGACGATGCTGACCGGCGCGACGCCGTACGCCGGCACCAAGTTCGCCCTCGCCCGCGAGCACCTCGAGGCACCGGTGCGCCAGCTGGCCGCCGACGCGCCGTGGGTCGAGGACCTCAACGGGGTGCTGCTCCAGGCGATGGCCAAGGACCCGGCCGACCGGTTCGCGTCCGTGGACGCGATGCGAGTCGCGCTCGACCACGTGCTGGCCGAGGTGCCGATGCAGGTGCGCCGCCTCGCGGTCCGCCCCGCCGGCGAGACGGTGACGGCGCCGCCTGCGCCGCCGGCGGGGTTCCCGACCCAGCTGCCGGCGCCCACGCCGCCCCTGCCCGTCCGGGTCGACACCCCACCCCCTCCTGTTCCGGCATCTGCTCCCGTGCCCGCTCCGGCCCCCGCACCGGCCCGTCGGGCCAGCCTGATCACCCTCGCCGCGGGCGTCGCGGCGCTCCTGGTGGTGGGCGCGACAGCGGCCGTGCTCCGGCCGTGGGCGAGCGGGGACGAGCCGCGCGCCGACCCCGCGACCACGCCGTCGTCGCACGCCACCACCGCCGACACCGGCGAGGTCGGCGGGGTCTCGACGACCCGGTCCGACCCGACCGCGGACGAGGCGCCGGCCGCGGTCGACGTCCGGGTGGCCGGCACCTGCGGCGACGGCAGCTGCTACCTCCAGGTCCGCACCGGGCCGTCCACCGACGACGCCGAGGCGCGCGACGCCCGGGGGCAGAGCCAGCGCTGGAGGAACGGCTCGGTGCACCAGGTGGTCTGCTGGGTGCACGGCGGCACCGTCTCCTCGCAGACCCTGGGCGGCAGCTCGGACCGCTGGGCCCGGACCGTCGACGACACCTGGGTCGCGATGCTCCACCTCTCCGGGACCACGGCCGACGACCCCGCCGTGCCACCGTGCTGA
- a CDS encoding TetR/AcrR family transcriptional regulator codes for MTELCNRREAKRYQTALRLQQCAVRLTLDHGFDGWTIDDLAAAADVSRRTVFNYFDGKAEVVLGPEPDVDEELVATFVGGGPTGRLFDDLIVMAHEATREKADSDQHMAAVRDAVMNDPRLIQLVHQRFESAAALLGDCIRQREGADFASEKVRVILRLLITFFDDALERTAADASLTFAQHFDNSVADARAALG; via the coding sequence ATGACCGAACTGTGCAACAGACGCGAGGCGAAGCGGTACCAGACCGCGCTGCGCCTGCAGCAGTGCGCCGTACGGCTGACGCTCGACCACGGCTTCGACGGCTGGACCATCGACGACCTGGCGGCCGCGGCCGACGTGTCGCGACGGACGGTCTTCAACTACTTCGACGGCAAGGCCGAGGTCGTGCTCGGCCCCGAGCCGGACGTCGACGAGGAGCTCGTCGCGACGTTCGTCGGGGGCGGCCCGACCGGACGGCTGTTCGACGACCTGATCGTGATGGCTCACGAGGCCACCCGCGAGAAGGCCGACTCCGACCAGCACATGGCCGCGGTGCGCGACGCCGTGATGAACGACCCGCGGCTGATCCAGCTCGTGCACCAGCGGTTCGAGTCCGCGGCGGCGCTGCTGGGTGACTGCATCCGCCAGCGCGAGGGCGCGGACTTCGCGAGCGAGAAGGTGCGCGTGATCCTGCGCCTGCTCATCACGTTCTTCGACGACGCCCTCGAACGCACCGCCGCCGACGCCAGCCTCACCTTCGCCCAGCACTTCGACAACTCCGTGGCCGACGCCCGCGCGGCGCTCGGCTGA
- a CDS encoding sensor histidine kinase: MLRWLRAGIESNLERHQILYPWWVPLASHLGQVLSVLVALVLRDALWPLDPLLVCVPLVMISPLLQFTTHRWLPWWADSAGSVLAAALLLSRPPDGVLDLAPVLLGLATAEITARDGLREGLSVAAIGQLVLVGAAIRPGLVGAPLYTFELLLGFVIGAMLLWQMRALIAERKAREQAWDRATTAERERIAREIHDLVAHSLSISLLQVTGARRALRDVGEAASADETADAVAEVDAALADAEQVGRRAMADIRRAVSALADGTSERHALPGAADIAALVREMADAGLAVEYDEQGDPSTLPDAAGLGLYRIAQESLANVVKHAGGEAPVRVRLSVTGARARLQVSNPLPTGRPRPDGLGSGLAGMQARAAQLGARLDAGPAGGDWVVDVRLGSGRPGLELPCGRTLGRMETA, encoded by the coding sequence ATGCTGCGCTGGTTGCGCGCCGGGATCGAGTCGAACCTCGAACGGCACCAGATCCTCTACCCCTGGTGGGTGCCGCTGGCCTCCCACCTGGGCCAGGTGCTCTCGGTGCTGGTCGCCCTCGTGCTGCGTGACGCGCTCTGGCCGCTCGACCCGTTGCTGGTCTGCGTGCCACTGGTGATGATCTCCCCGCTGCTGCAGTTCACCACCCACCGATGGCTGCCGTGGTGGGCCGACAGCGCCGGCAGCGTGCTCGCGGCCGCGCTGCTGCTGTCCCGTCCCCCCGACGGCGTCCTCGACCTGGCCCCCGTCCTGCTGGGTCTCGCGACGGCCGAGATCACCGCCCGCGACGGGCTGCGCGAGGGCCTGTCGGTCGCGGCGATCGGTCAGCTCGTGCTGGTCGGAGCCGCGATCCGCCCCGGACTCGTGGGCGCGCCACTCTACACCTTCGAGCTGTTGCTGGGCTTCGTCATCGGCGCCATGCTGCTGTGGCAGATGCGCGCGCTGATCGCCGAGCGCAAGGCCCGTGAGCAGGCATGGGACCGTGCGACCACGGCCGAGCGCGAGCGCATCGCCCGCGAGATCCACGACCTGGTCGCGCACTCGCTGAGCATCTCGCTGCTGCAGGTCACCGGCGCCCGCCGCGCGCTCCGCGACGTCGGCGAGGCCGCCAGCGCGGACGAGACCGCCGATGCCGTCGCCGAGGTGGACGCCGCACTCGCCGACGCGGAGCAGGTCGGGCGGCGGGCGATGGCCGACATCCGCCGTGCGGTGAGCGCGCTGGCCGACGGCACCTCCGAGCGCCACGCCCTCCCCGGCGCCGCTGACATCGCCGCCCTGGTGCGGGAGATGGCCGACGCCGGCCTCGCGGTGGAGTACGACGAGCAGGGCGACCCCTCGACGCTGCCGGACGCCGCCGGGCTGGGCCTGTACCGGATCGCCCAGGAGTCGCTGGCCAACGTCGTCAAGCACGCCGGCGGCGAGGCCCCGGTGCGGGTGCGGCTCTCCGTGACCGGCGCCCGCGCACGACTGCAGGTCTCGAACCCGCTGCCCACCGGCCGGCCGCGGCCCGACGGACTCGGCTCGGGGCTGGCCGGGATGCAGGCCCGCGCAGCCCAGCTCGGTGCCCGGCTCGACGCCGGTCCGGCGGGCGGCGACTGGGTGGTCGACGTACGGCTGGGGTCGGGGCGACCCGGCCTCGAGCTGCCCTGCGGGCGGACCCTCGGAAGGATGGAGACAGCGTGA
- a CDS encoding IS481 family transposase, whose translation MSHANAALTPRARLRLAQLVVDRGWTYAAAAKMFMVAPRTAKKWADRYRIEGPGGMVDRSSRPKTCPNRTRPEVVRQIVRLRWRQRLGPVQIAGQLGMQASTVHAVLVRCRINRLSHIDRVTGEPLRRYEHPHPGSLIHVDVTKFGNIPDGGGHKFLSRQQSRANGIATALRTGERGKHYRPLIGTAFVHTVIDDHSRIAYAEICTDEKAATAIGVLQRAVAWFADHGVTIERVLSDNGSAYRSYAWRDACAELAISHKRTRPYRPQTNGKIERFHRTLADGWAYARLYESTEQRNAALPAWLHFYNHHRAHSAIGGRPPVTRLTNLPGHHS comes from the coding sequence GTGTCCCACGCTAACGCTGCCCTGACCCCGCGCGCCCGTTTGCGGCTCGCCCAGCTCGTCGTCGACCGCGGCTGGACCTACGCTGCAGCGGCCAAGATGTTCATGGTCGCCCCACGCACCGCGAAGAAGTGGGCCGACCGCTACCGCATCGAAGGCCCGGGCGGGATGGTCGACCGCAGTTCACGACCGAAGACGTGTCCGAACAGGACCAGGCCGGAGGTGGTGCGCCAGATCGTGCGACTGCGATGGCGCCAGCGACTCGGTCCGGTCCAGATCGCCGGCCAGCTCGGCATGCAGGCCTCGACCGTGCACGCCGTGCTCGTCCGCTGCCGGATCAACCGGCTCTCCCACATCGACCGCGTTACCGGGGAGCCGCTGCGACGCTACGAGCATCCGCACCCCGGCTCGCTGATCCACGTCGACGTCACCAAGTTCGGCAACATCCCCGACGGCGGCGGGCACAAGTTCCTCAGCCGCCAACAGAGTCGAGCCAACGGCATCGCGACAGCACTCCGCACAGGCGAACGCGGGAAGCACTATCGACCATTGATCGGGACCGCGTTCGTGCACACCGTCATCGACGACCACTCACGCATCGCCTACGCCGAGATCTGTACCGACGAGAAGGCCGCCACCGCGATCGGCGTCCTACAGCGTGCGGTGGCCTGGTTCGCCGATCACGGCGTCACCATCGAACGAGTCCTATCAGACAACGGCTCGGCCTACCGGTCCTACGCCTGGCGCGACGCGTGCGCTGAGCTCGCCATCAGCCACAAGCGGACCCGGCCCTACCGGCCCCAGACCAACGGGAAGATCGAGCGCTTCCACCGAACCCTCGCCGACGGATGGGCCTACGCCCGGCTCTATGAGTCAACCGAGCAACGCAACGCCGCGCTGCCCGCCTGGCTCCACTTCTACAATCACCACCGCGCCCACTCCGCCATTGGAGGCCGCCCACCGGTCACCCGGCTGACCAACCTCCCCGGACATCACAGCTAG
- a CDS encoding MMPL family transporter produces the protein MARLLYRLGSTAYRRWPFFIAGWLLVAVVLGSLAAAFSKPMTDAFSIPGIPSEKAADIQQELFPESGDAFDDASVNLVVAAPKGHTLAEPEYQAAIQQLIDGVPTLPQTGNENPGLVAPAPAPEGMPAAFSTLSEDGRIGTMSFEWDVDSPSDLKVTTIDDLEDLLADTTDATGLVAEANGPGMAVMEPPGGSSELIGLGIALVVLVLTFGSLMAAGMPLLNAVFGVGLGMTGITAMTALMDIGSSTPMLATMIGLAVGIDYTLFILARYRTELHHTKDRAHAAGIAVGTAGSAVVFAGLTVLIALSALAVVRIPFLTAMGLAAAATVFVAVLVALTLLPALLGLTKSKSFAGQVRKYNPKRDEHGRVHNNGVRWARVLAKAPVAWALGVVVLLGALAAPISQMYLAFPTDSTSPTDTTQRKASDLMTDAFGPGREGPLLVVVDGRKIANDDQRQAAFDRVVEWAGSQDDVASADLVATNAERGADGAPVGTGTGAMIQIVPSSGPDEPETLDLLEALRDGQAGIEAQTDTVVGVTGLTAITTDVSDRLNSALPIYLAVVIGLAFVLLVLVFRSILIPLTATLGFLLSVLATLGATVAVFQEGAFGLFEGQPIVSFMPIFLIGVVFGLAMDYQVFLVTRMREAHVHGLPTHEAVVDGFRNSARVVTAAATIMIAVFSGFILEDTAVVKSMGFALAVSIVFDAFVVRMVLIPSVLYLLGEKAWWLPTWLDRVLPNVDVEGESLERDSAPVHVTDKELAGV, from the coding sequence ATGGCCCGCCTGCTCTACCGCCTCGGCTCGACCGCCTACCGGCGGTGGCCGTTCTTCATCGCCGGATGGCTGCTCGTCGCCGTCGTCCTCGGCAGCCTCGCCGCTGCCTTCTCCAAGCCGATGACCGATGCCTTCTCCATCCCGGGGATCCCCTCGGAGAAGGCCGCCGACATCCAGCAGGAGCTGTTCCCCGAGTCCGGCGACGCCTTCGACGACGCGTCGGTCAACCTCGTCGTGGCCGCACCGAAGGGCCACACCCTGGCCGAGCCGGAGTACCAGGCCGCGATCCAGCAGCTGATCGACGGCGTACCGACCCTGCCGCAGACCGGCAACGAGAACCCCGGCCTGGTCGCCCCGGCGCCCGCGCCCGAGGGCATGCCCGCCGCGTTCTCGACCCTGTCCGAGGACGGCCGGATCGGCACCATGTCCTTCGAGTGGGACGTCGACTCGCCGTCTGATTTGAAGGTCACCACGATCGACGACCTCGAGGACCTGCTGGCCGACACGACCGACGCGACCGGCCTGGTCGCGGAGGCCAACGGTCCCGGCATGGCCGTGATGGAGCCGCCGGGCGGCTCGTCCGAGCTGATCGGACTCGGCATCGCCCTGGTCGTCCTGGTGCTCACCTTCGGCTCGCTGATGGCCGCCGGGATGCCGCTGCTGAACGCGGTGTTCGGCGTGGGCCTCGGCATGACCGGGATCACCGCCATGACCGCCCTGATGGACATCGGCTCCAGCACCCCGATGCTGGCCACGATGATCGGCCTCGCTGTCGGCATCGACTACACGCTGTTCATCCTCGCGCGCTACCGCACCGAGCTGCACCACACGAAGGACCGCGCCCACGCGGCCGGCATCGCCGTCGGTACGGCGGGCAGCGCGGTCGTCTTCGCGGGCCTCACGGTGCTCATCGCACTGTCGGCGCTGGCCGTCGTACGGATCCCGTTCCTGACCGCCATGGGCCTCGCCGCGGCCGCCACCGTGTTCGTCGCGGTCCTGGTCGCGCTGACCCTGCTGCCCGCCCTGCTCGGGCTGACCAAGTCGAAGTCCTTCGCGGGACAGGTGCGCAAGTACAACCCGAAGCGCGACGAGCACGGCCGGGTCCACAACAACGGCGTGCGCTGGGCGCGGGTCCTCGCGAAGGCTCCCGTCGCCTGGGCCCTCGGTGTCGTCGTCCTGCTCGGTGCGCTGGCCGCGCCGATCTCGCAGATGTACCTCGCGTTCCCCACCGACAGCACCTCGCCGACCGACACGACGCAGCGCAAGGCGTCGGACCTGATGACCGACGCGTTCGGCCCCGGTCGTGAGGGCCCGCTGCTCGTCGTCGTCGACGGCCGCAAGATCGCGAACGACGACCAGCGCCAGGCTGCGTTCGACCGGGTGGTCGAGTGGGCCGGGAGCCAGGACGACGTCGCCAGCGCCGACCTGGTCGCCACCAACGCCGAGCGTGGCGCGGACGGTGCCCCGGTCGGGACCGGTACCGGCGCGATGATCCAGATCGTCCCGTCCTCCGGGCCGGACGAGCCGGAGACGCTGGACCTGCTGGAGGCCCTGCGCGACGGGCAGGCCGGGATCGAGGCGCAGACCGACACCGTCGTCGGCGTCACCGGCCTCACCGCGATCACCACCGACGTGTCGGACCGCCTCAACAGCGCGCTGCCGATCTACCTCGCCGTCGTCATCGGCCTGGCGTTCGTGCTGCTGGTGCTGGTGTTCCGCTCGATCCTGATCCCGCTGACCGCGACCCTGGGCTTCCTGCTCTCGGTGCTGGCCACGCTGGGTGCGACGGTCGCGGTGTTCCAGGAGGGCGCGTTCGGCCTGTTCGAGGGCCAGCCGATCGTGAGCTTCATGCCGATTTTCCTGATCGGCGTGGTGTTCGGACTCGCGATGGACTACCAGGTCTTCCTGGTCACCCGGATGCGGGAGGCCCACGTCCACGGGCTGCCGACCCACGAGGCCGTCGTCGACGGCTTCCGCAACAGCGCCCGGGTGGTCACCGCCGCCGCGACGATCATGATCGCCGTGTTCTCCGGCTTCATCCTCGAGGACACCGCCGTCGTGAAGTCGATGGGCTTCGCCCTGGCCGTCTCGATCGTGTTCGACGCCTTCGTGGTCCGGATGGTCCTGATCCCGTCGGTGCTCTACCTCCTCGGCGAGAAGGCCTGGTGGCTGCCGACGTGGCTCGACCGGGTCCTGCCGAACGTCGACGTCGAGGGCGAGTCCCTCGAGCGCGACTCCGCCCCGGTGCACGTCACGGACAAGGAGCTGGCAGGGGTCTGA